In one Lolium rigidum isolate FL_2022 chromosome 3, APGP_CSIRO_Lrig_0.1, whole genome shotgun sequence genomic region, the following are encoded:
- the LOC124695319 gene encoding dirigent protein 24-like: MVKVALCLMVALAVASCAFAGRVLDEHPAATPPVQAPLPVDPLQVPTEPSADPVVVPVPAPAPAAALPLPSNAAGAAGVAPTAAEGVTANDGVSAGDHPPLTFFMHDILGGGTWPSAALMVTGMVASAADLGNGNSVLGSTSVNLVEDNSNNNIPSVNAGDMPTGAAPQNALFGTTTIIDEDLTESHELGAAVVGSAQGFHVAASKDGASKTVVLTAMFGGGEVHGDTLSFVGVHRMAASASHVTIIGGTGKYQNAKGFAAIQTLQTDDQHTTDGGKNMLQFNVHLS; encoded by the coding sequence ATGGTCAAGGTGGCGCTCTGTTTGATGGTCGCGCTCGCTGTCGCGAGCTGCGCATTCGCCGGCCGCGTCCTCGACGAGCATCCCGCGGCGACTCCTCCGGTGCAGGCTCCTCTGCCGGTGGATCCATTGCAGGTGCCGACCGAGCCGTCTGCTGACCCAGTGGTGGTGCCagtgcccgcgcccgcgcccgcggcgGCATTACCTTTGCCATCCAACGCCGCTGGCGCTGCAGGGGTAGCTCCCACTGCGGCTGAAGGTGTAACGGCAAACGACGGTGTGTCTGCGGGTGACCACCCGCCGCTGACGTTCTTCATGCACGACATCCTCGGCGGCGGCACGTGGCCGTCGGCGGCGCTAATGGTGACTGGGATGGTGGCGAGCGCCGCCGACCTGGGCAACGGCAACAGCGTCCTTGGAAGTACATCCGTCAACCTCGTCGAGGACAACAGCAACAATAACATCCCCTCCGTCAACGCGGGCGACATGCCGACCGGTGCCGCGCCCCAAAACGCCCTCTTCGGCACAACCACCATCATCGACGAAGACCTCACCGAGAGTCACGAGCTCGGCGCCGCGGTCGTTGGCAGCGCGCAGGGGTTCCACGTCGCGGCCTCGAAGGACGGCGCCAGCAAGACGGTCGTCCTGACGGCCATGTTCGGCGGTGGCGAAGTGCACGGCGACACGCTCAGCTTCGTCGGGGTGCACCGGATGGCGGCGTCAGCGTCCCACGTCACCATCATCGGCGGCACCGGGAAGTACCAGAACGCCAAGGGCTTCGCCGCCATTCAGACGCTGCAAACCGACGATCAGCACACCACCGACGGTGGAAAAAACATGCTCCAGTTCAACGTTCACCTCTCCTGA